In Rhizobium sp. CIAT894, the following are encoded in one genomic region:
- a CDS encoding L-idonate 5-dehydrogenase, translated as MQTRLARLYEKGDLRVETDVVATPGPGEVLLKMAAAGICGSDLHYYQDGGFGPVRVREPIIPGHEASGIVSQAGEGVDLAAGTLVAVNPSQPCGRCEYCRRDMPIHCLEMRFMGSAMRLPHEQGMFREWLVVPARQCLAAGAATTAAEAACSEPLSVCLHAASRAGDIAGKHVLITGAGPIGALMVAVARYHGASEIVVTDLADAALDRAKAMGAGRTINVSRDGAALAEFEAGKGYFDLVFECSAAVPAIRSAIAAVRPCGTIVQVGVTGEIPIPLNAIVGKELHIHGTQRFHEEFATAVELISSRRIDVRPIISHSLPLEQADAAFILAGDRAAACKVQLIF; from the coding sequence ATGCAGACACGCCTGGCACGGCTTTACGAAAAGGGCGATCTCAGGGTTGAAACCGATGTGGTCGCGACGCCCGGTCCAGGTGAGGTGTTGCTCAAAATGGCAGCCGCAGGCATCTGCGGTTCCGACCTGCATTATTATCAGGATGGCGGCTTCGGACCGGTGAGGGTTCGCGAACCGATCATCCCGGGCCATGAGGCATCGGGAATTGTCAGCCAAGCCGGCGAGGGTGTTGATCTCGCGGCCGGCACGCTGGTGGCGGTTAATCCCAGCCAGCCCTGCGGGCGCTGCGAATATTGCCGCAGGGACATGCCGATCCACTGCCTGGAAATGCGTTTCATGGGCAGTGCGATGCGCTTGCCGCATGAACAGGGCATGTTCCGGGAATGGCTGGTGGTGCCGGCCAGGCAGTGCCTTGCGGCAGGAGCTGCAACGACGGCTGCGGAAGCGGCCTGCAGCGAGCCGCTCTCCGTCTGTCTGCACGCTGCATCACGCGCAGGAGATATTGCCGGCAAACATGTCCTCATCACCGGGGCCGGCCCGATCGGGGCCTTGATGGTTGCCGTTGCCCGTTATCACGGCGCAAGCGAAATCGTCGTAACCGATCTTGCGGATGCGGCGCTGGACCGAGCCAAAGCGATGGGTGCTGGTCGTACGATCAATGTTTCCCGGGATGGCGCAGCACTTGCGGAGTTCGAGGCGGGAAAGGGTTATTTCGATCTCGTCTTCGAATGCTCGGCCGCCGTCCCGGCGATCCGCAGCGCGATCGCCGCCGTCAGGCCGTGCGGCACGATCGTGCAGGTCGGCGTCACAGGCGAGATTCCGATCCCTCTCAACGCCATTGTCGGCAAGGAACTCCACATTCACGGAACGCAGCGCTTCCATGAGGAATTCGCCACCGCCGTGGAGCTGATTTCCAGCCGCAGGATCGACGTGCGTCCGATCATCAGCCACAGCCTGCCGCTCGAACAAGCCGACGCGGCTTTCATTCTCGCCGGCGACCGCGCTGCCGCCTGCAAGGTGCAGCTTATCTTTTAA
- a CDS encoding TRAP transporter large permease — MLLLLGSFLVLMLVGVPVAISMAVASVLYIVLYGVAPDIIVAQRMIAGVESFPLLAVPFFILAGNLMNSAGVTGRIYSFAVALVGWMKGGLAQVNIIGSVIFSGMSGTALADAAGIGTIEIKAMKDHGYPVEAAVGVTAASATLGPIFPPSLPFVIYGMMANVSIGALFMAGILPGVVMTLLMMITVAAFAYWKRWGSDAPFDVRQLLSAGMEIVVVLAVPLAIYLLMQAGVSMNVAAGIALLVLLALDWYFRFSAVMALMTPVILIGGMTMGWFTPTEAAVAAVLWSLFLGLVRYRTMTPSTLAKASFDTIETTASVLFIVTAASVFAWLLTVSQAAQLLSDAILSITDNKWVFLILVNLLMLFVGCFLDTIAAITILVPILLPIVVRFGIDPVQFGLIMTLNLMIGLLHPPLGMVLFVLSRVAKLSVERTTMAILPWLVPLFLALILITFVPAISLWLPQQLGLLR; from the coding sequence ATGCTGCTGCTTCTTGGTTCGTTTCTGGTCCTGATGCTGGTGGGTGTGCCCGTTGCCATCTCGATGGCCGTCGCCTCGGTGCTTTACATCGTCCTCTACGGCGTTGCCCCCGACATCATCGTCGCCCAGCGCATGATCGCCGGTGTCGAAAGCTTTCCGCTGCTGGCCGTCCCCTTCTTCATCCTCGCCGGCAATCTGATGAACTCGGCCGGCGTCACCGGTCGCATCTATTCCTTCGCGGTGGCGCTCGTCGGCTGGATGAAGGGCGGGCTGGCGCAGGTCAATATCATCGGCTCCGTCATCTTCTCCGGCATGTCCGGCACCGCACTTGCCGATGCGGCAGGCATCGGCACGATCGAGATCAAGGCAATGAAGGATCACGGCTATCCGGTCGAGGCGGCGGTCGGCGTGACGGCAGCTTCGGCAACGCTCGGGCCGATCTTTCCGCCGTCGCTGCCTTTCGTCATCTATGGCATGATGGCGAATGTCTCGATCGGCGCTCTTTTCATGGCCGGCATCCTGCCCGGCGTCGTCATGACGCTTCTGATGATGATCACCGTCGCCGCCTTCGCCTATTGGAAGCGCTGGGGTTCGGACGCGCCGTTCGATGTCAGGCAGCTGCTGTCGGCAGGAATGGAAATCGTCGTCGTCCTGGCAGTGCCGCTGGCGATCTATCTGCTGATGCAGGCTGGTGTATCGATGAATGTTGCGGCTGGCATTGCCCTTCTCGTGCTTCTTGCCCTCGACTGGTATTTCCGCTTCTCCGCCGTCATGGCGCTGATGACGCCCGTCATCCTGATCGGCGGCATGACGATGGGCTGGTTCACGCCGACCGAGGCCGCCGTCGCAGCCGTTCTCTGGTCGCTGTTCCTGGGGCTGGTGCGCTACCGCACGATGACGCCCTCGACGCTTGCCAAGGCAAGCTTCGATACGATCGAGACGACGGCATCCGTTCTCTTCATCGTCACGGCGGCATCGGTCTTCGCCTGGCTGTTGACGGTGAGCCAGGCGGCGCAGCTGCTGTCCGATGCGATCCTGTCGATCACCGACAACAAATGGGTTTTCCTCATCCTGGTAAACCTGCTGATGCTGTTCGTCGGCTGCTTCCTGGATACGATCGCCGCCATCACCATCCTCGTGCCGATCCTGCTGCCGATCGTCGTCAGGTTCGGAATCGATCCGGTTCAGTTCGGGCTCATCATGACGCTGAACCTGATGATCGGCCTGTTGCATCCGCCGCTCGGCATGGTGCTTTTCGTGCTGTCGCGGGTGGCGAAACTCTCGGTCGAACGCACCACCATGGCGATCCTGCCCTGGCTGGTGCCGCTCTTCCTGGCGCTGATCCTGATCACCTTCGTGCCCGCCATATCGCTCTGGCTGCCGCAGCAGCTCGGGCTGCTGAGGTAG
- a CDS encoding TRAP transporter small permease — protein sequence MSQEIHTPITAEEIGHEFEGHAPTANVSDYAVEDWITLVVFWLMAGCVFLQFFTRYVLNDSYAWTEEIAINCLIGVVFLGAVMCVRTSRHIQVDVFYHYMPASLARVLATFVDIVRIGFFAYGCHLMWRYVDIVADEQMVTIDLPRNVVFYAVLVAFVLMLIRAVIVFIANMRRGYSVLERPEEFQTVEE from the coding sequence ATGTCGCAAGAAATCCATACGCCAATCACCGCCGAGGAAATCGGTCACGAGTTCGAAGGGCACGCGCCGACGGCAAACGTCTCGGACTACGCCGTCGAAGACTGGATCACGCTGGTCGTCTTCTGGCTGATGGCCGGTTGCGTCTTCCTGCAGTTCTTCACGCGCTATGTGCTGAACGACAGCTATGCCTGGACCGAGGAGATCGCGATCAACTGCCTGATCGGCGTCGTCTTCTTAGGCGCCGTCATGTGCGTGCGCACGTCGCGGCACATCCAGGTGGACGTGTTCTATCACTACATGCCTGCAAGCCTGGCGCGCGTGCTCGCCACTTTCGTCGATATCGTCCGCATCGGCTTCTTCGCCTATGGCTGCCATCTGATGTGGCGCTATGTCGACATCGTCGCCGACGAGCAGATGGTCACCATCGACCTGCCGCGCAACGTCGTCTTCTACGCCGTTCTCGTCGCTTTCGTGCTGATGCTGATCCGCGCGGTCATCGTCTTCATCGCCAATATGCGTCGCGGCTACTCCGTTCTGGAGCGCCCCGAAGAATTCCAGACCGTCGAGGAGTAA